A single Phoenix dactylifera cultivar Barhee BC4 chromosome 1, palm_55x_up_171113_PBpolish2nd_filt_p, whole genome shotgun sequence DNA region contains:
- the LOC103722498 gene encoding LOW QUALITY PROTEIN: uncharacterized protein LOC103722498 (The sequence of the model RefSeq protein was modified relative to this genomic sequence to represent the inferred CDS: inserted 1 base in 1 codon; substituted 1 base at 1 genomic stop codon): MAVSLRRFYSFHLFFEGSWRPFSPQIPPTFPPLPRSSSSADAEMSHGDAAALHHSSQPDFDDIANLINASVQSSPATVLPARSPSPPCASIPVFSFPFVPSGLPPLPFSNKKPLPAPPPPSGACPSLPDXSRXGIAADGFGPPPSTLAGPVWDTVKRDLTRIVTNLKPVVLPNPNREDPGKAFRDWDLWGPFFFIVFLGLILSWSASVRKKEILAKYLNAMRLVVWSIKGCVGAGNKVADRVVMMVLEVKQVVGAGHAFSCLQYLFFLRVAASPRCLVSHLQCLQLAP, from the exons ATGGCGGTCTCTCTGAGGCGCTTCTACTCCTTCCATCTCTTCTTCGAGGGTTCTTGGCGTCCTTTCTCCCCTCAAATTCCTCCAACATTCCCTCCCCTTCCGCGATCTAGCTCGTCCGCCGACGCCGAGATGTCCCACGGAGACGCCGCCGCCCTCCACCACTCCTCCCAGCCGGACTTCGACGATATCGCGAACCTCATCAACGCCAGCGTCCAGTCCAGCCCAGCCACCGTCCTCCCTGCTCGGTCCCCCAGCCCTCCCTGCGCCTCCATCCCCGTCTTCTCCTTCCCCTTCGTCCCCTCCGGTCTCCCACCGCTGCCCTTCTCCAACAAAAAGCCGCTGCCAGCTCCCCCGCCGCCTTCCGGGGCCTGTCCTTCTCTTCCGG TCTCTCGCTAGGGCATCGCCGCCGATGGATTCGGACCGCCACCCAGCACGCTGGCGGGGCCCGTCTGGGACACCGTCAAGAGGGATCTGACCCGGATCGTGACCAATCTGAAGCCGGTGGTGCTCCCGAACCCTAACCGGGAGGATCCGGGGAAGGCTTTTAGGGATTGGGACCTGTGGGGGCCCTTCTTCTTCATCGTATTTCTTGGGCTCATTCTATCTTGGTCGGCCTCGGTGAGAAAG AAGGAAATTCTGGCCAAATACTTGAATGCGATGAGGTTGGTAGTTTGGAGTATTAAGGGCTGTGTTGGAGCAGGTAACAAGGTTGCAGATAGGGTAGTGATGATGGTGCTGGAAGTGAAGCAGGTGGTAGGGGCAGGGCATGCCTTTAGCTGTCTGCAG tatttatttttcctaagaGTAGCTGCCAGTCCGAGGTGTTTGGTGTCGCATTTGCAGTGCTTGCAGCTGGCTCCATAA
- the LOC103722497 gene encoding AAA-ATPase At4g25835 — MKEFWTSLASLMGVFAFCQSLLHAVFPPELRFATAKLFNRLFNCFSSYCYFDITEIDGVNTNELYNAVQVYLSSSASVAGSRLSLTRALNSSAFTFGLSNNDRLVDTFRGATATWEHVVTQRQAQTFSWRPLPDEKRGFTLRIEKKDKPLILQAYLDHIMDTANDIRRRNQDRLLYTNSRGGAMDSRGHPWESVPFKHPSTFDTLAMDPSKKEEIMADLRDFAEGNAFYQKTGRAWKRGYLLYGPPGTGKSSMIAAMANFLGYDIYDLELTEVHTNSELRKLLMKTTSKSIIVIEDIDCSINLTNRSSKKPPNEPPSEFRAGPGARTGPDDATANSITLSGLLNFTDGLWSCCGSERIFVFTTNRIEKLDPALLRSGRMDMHIFMSYCSFPALKILMKNYLGFDDGELDGEEDGLLKQLEEVIDEAEITPADVSELLIKNRRREKREAIKELLEVLKSRRVEKKKPGSRSAAARKKRLNEELEEEEEEEEEEQEKRALESPKDGGEAMDMCNGKEGGEKGDEN, encoded by the coding sequence ATGAAGGAGTTCTGGACATCTCTGGCCTCGCTGATGGGGGTGTTCGCCTTCTGCCAGAGCCTCCTCCACGCCGTCTTCCCTCCGGAGCTCCGCTTCGCGACGGCGAAGCTCTTCAACCGCCTGTTCAACTGCTTCTCTTCCTACTGCTACTTCGACATCACCGAGATCGACGGCGTCAACACCAACGAGCTCTACAACGCCGTCCAGGTCTATCTCAGCTCCTCGGCGTCGGTCGCCGGAAGCCGCCTCTCCCTGACCCGCGCCCTCAACTCCTCTGCTTTCACCTTCGGTCTCTCCAACAACGACCGCCTCGTCGACACCTTCCGCGGCGCCACCGCCACCTGGGAGCACGTCGTCACCCAGCGCCAGGCCCAGACCTTCTCCTGGCGGCCCCTCCCCGATGAGAAGCGGGGCTTCACGCTCCGCATCGAGAAGAAGGACAAGCCCCTCATCCTCCAAGCCTACCTCGACCACATTATGGACACCGCCAACGACATCCGCCGCCGGAACCAGGACCGCCTCCTCTACACCAATTCGCGGGGCGGCGCCATGGACTCCCGCGGCCACCCTTGGGAGTCGGTGCCCTTCAAGCACCCCAGCACCTTCGACACCCTCGCCATGGATCCTTCCAAGAAGGAAGAGATCATGGCCGACCTCAGGGACTTCGCCGAGGGGAATGCATTCTATCAGAAAACAGGGCGGGCCTGGAAGAGAGGCTACTTGCTCTACGGCCCGCCCGGTACCGGCAAGTCGAGCATGATCGCCGCCATGGCCAATTTCCTCGGCTACGATATCTACGACCTCGAGCTCACTGAGGTGCACACCAACTCCGAGCTCAGGAAGCTCCTTATGAAGACCACCTCCAAGTCGATCATAGTCATCGAAGACATCGACTGCTCGATCAATCTGACCAACCGTAGCTCGAAGAAGCCGCCGAATGAGCCTCCATCCGAGTTCAGGGCCGGGCCCGGGGCCAGGACCGGGCCGGACGACGCGACGGCCAACTCGATCACCTTGTCCGGCTTGTTGAATTTTACTGATGGATTGTGGTCGTGCTGCGGGAGCGAGAGAATTTTCGTGTTCACGACGAACCGCATCGAGAAGCTCGACCCGGCGCTCCTGAGGTCGGGGAGGATGGACATGCACATCTTCATGAGCTACTGCTCCTTCCCGGCATTGAAGATTCTGATGAAGAATTACTTGGGATTCGACGACGGCGAATTGGATGGTGAAGAGGATGGGTTGCTGAAGCAGTTGGAGGAGGTGATCGATGAGGCGGAGATCACTCCGGCGGATGTTAGCGAGCTTCTGATAAAGAACCGGCGAAGGGAGAAGCGCGAGGCCATAAAAGAGCTCTTGGAAGTGCTGAAGAGCCGCCGCGTGGAGAAGAAGAAACCGGGAAGCCGTTCCGCAGCGGCGAGGAAGAAGCGTTTGAACGAggagttggaggaggaggaggaggaggaggaggaggagcaagAAAAGAGGGCATTGGAGAGCCCGAAGGATGGAGGCGAAGCCATGGATATGTGCAACGGTAAAGAGGGGGGAGAGAAAGGGGATGAGAATTGA